One window of Populus nigra chromosome 5, ddPopNigr1.1, whole genome shotgun sequence genomic DNA carries:
- the LOC133693801 gene encoding salicylic acid-binding protein 2-like, protein MGEVNNQKKHFVLIHGSVAGAWIWYKVKPRLEEAGHRVTALDMAASGVNTKTIQEVRTFDLYNEPLMEFMAKLPENEKVVLVGHSLGGLNLAFAMEKFPEKVSLAVFLTAILPDTVHQPSYMLEKFAEIGPRDEEWQDTLFSFHGTPEEPHTCVHMGCEFMKCKPFHLSSAEDLALQMLLNRPGSMFVESLSKAKKFTDERYGSVPRVYIVCTEDLMMPASFQRWMIEQNGVKEVMEIPADHMPVFSTPTELCHSILELARKHA, encoded by the exons ATGGGAGAGGTCAACAATCAAAAAAAGCATTTTGTTTTGATCCATGGTTCAGTTGCAGGAGCTTGGATATGGTACAAGGTCAAGCCAAGGCTAGAGGAAGCTGGCCACCGTGTCACGGCTCTTGACATGGCTGCATCAGGGGTGaacacaaaaacaattcaagaagTTCGCACTTTCGATCTGTATAATGAGCCCTTGATGGAGTTCATGGCCAAATTACCTGAAAATGAAAAGGTTGTATTGGTGGGGCACAGTTTAGGTGGCTTGAATCTGGCTTTTGCTATGGAGAAATTCCCAGAGAAGGTTTCTCTTGCTGTTTTTCTTACTGCAATCTTGCCTGATACCGTGCACCAGCCATCTTATATGTTAGAAAAG TTTGCTGAAATCGGTCCCAGGGACGAAGAATGGCAAGACACTCTGTTTTCATTCCATGGAACCCCTGAAGAACCGCATACATGTGTTCACATGGGATGCGAGTTTATGAAGTGCAAGCCCTTTCATCTTTCCTCCGCTGAG GATCTCGCTCTGCAGATGCTCTTAAATAGACCAGGATCGATGTTTGTGGAAAGCCTGTCCAAGGCAAAGAAGTTCACTGATGAGAGATATGGATCAGTGCCGCGAGTTTATATTGTTTGTACTGAGGATTTAATGATGCCTGCCTCATTTCAGCGCTGGATGATTGAGCAAAATGGGGTAAAGGAAGTGATGGAGATTCCTGCAGATCATATGCCAGTTTTTTCTACGCCTACAGAACTCTGTCATTCTATACTGGAGTTGGCACGCAAGCATGCTTAG